The following is a genomic window from Pseudothermotoga thermarum DSM 5069.
AGAGGTGGTATGAATGACTAAAATTTCAGAGATTAAGTTTTCTTTGAAAAGTTATCCCTATAAAAAACCATTTCACATAACAGGGAGCATTTCAAGCATAGCAACCAACGTTGAGGTTGAGATAAAGCTGAGCGACGGTATAGTCGGGTATGGCGAAGCTTCTCCTTCCTTTAGAGTTAACGGTGAAAAGCCAGAAGCTTTGATGGCAATGGAAAACTTTGTCAAAGAATTGTTGATAGGCTTGGATGTAAGACAGTACAGAAAAATCTTTGAAATAACAGACAAGTTGATATCCACCCCAAGTTTGAAAGCAGCGCTTCAATTTGCCGTTTTGGATTGTCTTAGCCAGGTTTATGGTACAACAGTTAGCCATCTTCTTGGTGGCTACAAAAAAGAAATTGAAACAGATAAAACGGTTGGAATTGACAGCTTTGAAAATCGTGTCAAAGACGCTAAGCAAATTTTTGAAGAAGGTTTTAAGGTGATCAAAATAAAGGTTGGAGAGAACCTGCGCGAGGATATAGAGGTTTT
Proteins encoded in this region:
- a CDS encoding L-Ala-D/L-Glu epimerase, with the translated sequence MTKISEIKFSLKSYPYKKPFHITGSISSIATNVEVEIKLSDGIVGYGEASPSFRVNGEKPEALMAMENFVKELLIGLDVRQYRKIFEITDKLISTPSLKAALQFAVLDCLSQVYGTTVSHLLGGYKKEIETDKTVGIDSFENRVKDAKQIFEEGFKVIKIKVGENLREDIEVLQEIAKVTKGAMYIVDANMGYTPKQAVEFAKQVYKSGIDIAVYEQPVYWSDFDGLKFVRFNVPFPVAADESAKSKFDVMRLIKEEAVDYINIKLMKSGISDALAIVELAKAANLKLMIGCMSESSLGINQSVHFALGTGAFEFHDLDSHLLINEETFRGKFVQNGPKISLGE